TCTCATTTGCTCTGCACAGCAGCTTGTGGTGTAGCTACTGACTGTGTAGCCGTTATACAAAGAGGTTAAGTGGTTTGCTCAAGGCCGCTCAACTGCTGAGCtaggagaaggcaggcagagttcaTTCAACTCTTGCATGTGATGCATATCCTAATCCCACCCACAGGGGGCGCCATCGATGTCCTTAGGTGAAGAATgtgatgggggggggagagaaaatcTTATTATCttagaatttagaaaaatagGATTTGCTATGTATTTATCTTATTTCCATTGAAAAATTCCCTGAAGGTAAAACAAGGGTAAAGCGTTGTCTGGGCTGCCAGTAACAGTTTGCAAACGACTCCTGGAAGCCGCCTCCCGGAGGTGGCATCACTGTCCACATCAGAAGTGAAGTGGCAGGGAGGCCGATCCCAGACAGGTCCAGGTTCGTTCCTTTTCCTGCGTCCATCCGCTTAGGGACCGGACTGAAGCTAGAGTCTCACGCTTCGCTCCTATCTAGGCCCAGAGCAGAAGCCTTCACGTGGACTGTTTCACAACCTTGGCTGTGGAAACAGGAGCCTTAAGGCTATGGCTGGAGACAAGACGTCACAGAAAGCAGAGGGCTTCAAGTTGTGACCTTGAATTTCATCTCGACTGTGCTGAGAAACCTTCATTCTCTGTGTCCATTCATGCCTGTGGCATCTGTCCAGCCTCCATTCAGAGGTGGCAACAGCCCAGCAAAGAGTGCCTGCCGCAATTAGCACCCAGCGCAGGAGCCCATCCTATAGACAGCTGGCCAGCTCTCCACAATTCTCAGGGAAAGGTGTCCCTGTGTCTCCCTTGGCTTTGGCCTAAGACCACCGCTCTTCCCCAACCCACTCCTCAAAATCCTTCCTGGATTCCTAGTCTATCTCTCTACGGAAGCCAGGCGCTCTATTGGCCTATCGCTCTGGGTCCCTGACCGGACCCCTTGACCTTGCCCTCAACTTCCCCCTCCCTGCGACTTGCGCAGGCTCTCTTCTCAAGGCAGCCTAGACTGAGGCTCACTGCAGACAGCAGTCCGGCAGGGAGACTCACAGGTAAGGCTGACAATGACCTTAGCATCTGATGCCCCGTTAACTTCCTCTAGCACAGGGAGGAATTTCTCTAATGGCTCTTTACCGGGGTCGCGATCTCATTGCGCCCAGCCATTCCCGGTCTTGCTATAAACCAGTGCATGGATGCCTACTGGGGGCTGCAGTCCCTACCCACCCTTCCAAAGTAACCCTCAGGTTCCCAGGCTTTCCTATCACACTAGGTAACTGAACTCAGTGGAGCCCTGGTGGCAGATGGACAAgacactttcctttttatttggtcGTTTTTCAGGCCTCTCAGATCAACAGCATCCCAGACATGGTAAGAGGGCCACAGCATGTGCCCTCAGATCAGAGCAGCTGTCCACCACAAAATCCCACGAGTCCCACTGTCCAAATGCAGCAAGAGCAAAGAGGGTTCAGAGGCATAGAAAAGCAGAGGCCACTTTCCAGGAAGAAAAGGTTGGCCAAGTCCAAACCTAAGATCTCACTCCTTCAGCACCCCAGGCTAGGGTGTGGGAAGGCTGCCCTGGCCCCCAGAGTTCCTTCCCGCTGGTAAGGCAGCCACTCAAGTCGCACCCCATTCAGTTTTGCTCTGTCCAGGGAGACTTTTGCAGTCGTCATTCTGCCAGCTAACTTGGTTtccctcggggggggggggggcgagtcAGGAGTGCTGATAGCCCATCCCGGAGCCCCACCGCCACGGAATCGGTCCAACAGGGGGAGTCCCGGGACATCGGCGCCAGCTTCCCCCGGAGGCCTGGGCCAAACCGGGCCCTTCATCCACCACCCTGGGCCGCCCCAAGTGCGCGTGCGGGGAGCACGAAGCGCAGCGCGGTGCAGGCGGCACTAAGGAGTTGGTGGCATCCCTGCGCACGAGACCAGGCGCTGGGGGCGGCGGCGCGGACCGAGGAGTACTGAAGCCGGAGTCCCCTGCGCCTGAGCCTTGAGAAGCCTGGCCATGACACTCCAGGTGGCTGCAGGGCCAGCGGGGCGCCGGGCTGGCACGCAGGACCAGGGAGAGCGCAGTGATGCGGTGTATGGCCCTGCGCAGCGTGGCGATCTTGGAGAGCCGCTTGCCACCCAGGTCGTGCTGCAGCGCCCGGCGCAGTGCGTTGAACGCCTCGTTGTAATCCAGGATGCGTTTACGCTCCCGCACGTTGGCCGCCATGCGCCGCGCCTTGGACCGGGTGGGCCGCTCGCGCCTTCTGTCTGCCGCCTCCTCTGCCTCATCCAGGCTGCGATTCAGCGCTCCAAAATTCCTGCCAGCCTTGGGGCAAGAGCGCCCCAAGTCCTCCACAGAACCCTCACTCCGCTTCAGTTCCCTGAGGCCTAGTCCTGGCGTGCCTCGGAGCATGGCCTATGCCCTGGCCCTGCAGCTTCTGCTTCGGGTCCAAAGGGCTGCTGGTCCACTCTGACTGTTGGCTCTCGCTGGCTGGACACTCTCTGGACAGGACCTCTCTAGCCGGGCTTTATGACACCACGTGGCTCCCCGCCCTCCCAGTCcatccatctccctcctcctgctttatTACCTGCCCCCAGGTAAGATGGtgagggaggaactgagaggaaggaagcaaggaaggaagcatGCAGATTCTTGTACACAGGACCAGCTGGGTAGCCTGGCCACGCCCGAGGCGGTGCTCTAGTTGTCACAGGGAACATGCCTGTTCTGCTCACAGACCCTCTGGTGCGTCTGGGttctatttctgtctcctgtccCCAGATAGAATGCTACGTTTGCTTCTGGGCAAGAGCGCAGACAGGCTTTCAGGAGAATAGTAATGGTGGATTGAGTGAGTTTTAAGAACCCCGAGTAAGGGCACCTGCTGCTAATCTGTGGGCAACCAGAGTTGACACTAAGGTTTAGCATGACCATCCCAGAAGAATCCAGAAAGGAGGAGCAGATCGGATGCAGCAAGTAACCTTGAGCTACCACCATGAGGCTGGTACGGATTATGGGTTGGGGTTTGGATTGAGCCCAGCATTTCCCTTACCTCTCTCGTGCTCCCCCCGTCTGCAGACAGAGCTGGGCTGAGTCAGAAGCAAAGACTGGGGAAGACTTTTATTTCTGGCTTGTCTTGTAGTACGGTCAGAGAGCAACCCTTAAATTCCAGGGCCTTGGAACACCTCTATCCCACGACACAGTATGGTCATGTTATGAATGCAGTGGACAATCCCATTGCCATCACCAGGACAAgatcaaaaaagagaaagaagaagaaggaaggaaggataatgCTTACTCCTAGAACACATCCCCAATGAAATTTTAGGAATGCATTCATGGCTTATCAGGAGCAACATATTAAGATTAATCTCATTCCCAGTCACATTCCAAATGTTGCGGCACCAGCCAGGATGGGCACACAGGTCACATTCATGTTGCCAATAACTTCATTACTTCAAGCTGAGTTTTCTCACAGGAAAAGAACAGGGGCCACCGGGAAACAAGTTTCATGGATTTACATATCTGTCTTGGTCACTTGactgaaaataacctaaaaactgtatttttcagGGTCAGTTGCTCCAAAATGTCCAATATATGTGGAATAGAAAGCAACTAAGTCCAGTATGTTGCCatcatctataatcccagcacttgctgGGTAGAGGCAagatggccaggagctgggtaCCAGCTTCAGTTACATAGAAGTTTGAtcccagcctgggctatttgagaccctgcctcaagaacaaaacaaaacaaaaattttaaaaagtggctaGAAGCTAGGtatagtagtgcatgcctgtcatctcGGTGCTCAGAAAGGCTGATCAAGATCCCCAGTTTGAGGCCTGTTCGTGCTGCTTATGGGACCTTGATTTAGAAACAGCTGGGGAGAAGGgagtttagctcagtggtagagtgtctATGCATAAATCTCTGCTTCAAAGCCTCgtattacaaaacaaaaacaaacaaataataaaacagcaaaaaagtaTACAGCAGATATTCCCAGTGTCTGGACACTACttcccaccatcaccaccatcacactCAGACAACAGGATGCCAGTGTAGATGGACCTCAGAACAGAAGACAGGCCAGGCCAAAGCCCAGGCATCCAGCTCCAGAGTGCCACATTCCATGGGTGCTCTATCGTGTCTTTTCACCTGCTGAAGGCCTGCTAGACTACCGAGTTGTGGCCTTGTTCATCCAGGTTGACTCAGGGACTCAAGGCCTTGCCCAGCCTTTAAGAAAAGCCTGACTCTAGGGTGGACAGCCTAGGACAGGGTGGTGCACTTCAACAGTTTGGTACCAAAGGATGCTTGGTGGTGATGGGGCTCTTCCTCCCATCTGCTCCAGCCAGTGACTCCTTGCTGAGCAAACCCGTGTCCGTCATCTCATCCGCTCACCTcagttccttttgttttgtgtggaCGATACCTTCTCTGTGAGAGTTTAGCCagggggctgatgagatggctcagtcagtaaagtgtccGCTGCACAAACAGAGAGACctgttcagatcctcagcacccatatcaaAGCTGGACAtagcatctgtaattccagtgctggccagacagagacaggtggacccctggagctcactgtcaAGCCAGCCTCCCCATACTGAGGAGCTCAGGTTCGGTGAGAGATCGCATCTCAGAGCTACGAGATGGAGAACAACTAAGGAAGACACTTGGTTAAACTGGGATTGATGGAGGGGGTGTGGAACTAAAGGAAAGCAGACAGATAGGCATCCCTGGCCACAGAAGTATTCTAATCAGAACAACTAAAGGGTCACTCTCCGCTGGAGCAGGGACTGTTTGATgtgggttcccctctgtatgccatgaataccattggttaataaagaaactgtcttgggcctgtgcagggaatagaggtggtggtggggctaaactgagtgctgggagaaaggagatggagtcagagagaagccatgtagccccgcggacagatgctggaactttagcctgtaaaccacagccacgtggcaatacacagattaataaaaatgggttaaattaatatgtaaggactagccaataagaagctagagctaatgggccaagatttaattaatacagtttctgtgtggttatttcggggctgagctgctaagcagccaggaaccaacaagcggctaaCAACTGTTCCTTCACACAAAGGGACAGGGAGTTTGGGGCTCTTTACAGGGTAGGAAAGGGTTGGATGAGAGATTTCATCTGCAGGTCAGTTCCCCTGCAGTCTTAAAGCAGTGGACACCCCAAacaggcacacgcctttaatctcagcacttgagaggcagaagcaggtggatctctgtgagtctgaggccagcctggtccacatagagaattcctggacagccagaactacttagagaaaccctgtctcaaacaaacgaAAAAGGGCAAACACTACTGGAAGTGGTGTGTGTTTCCTCCTCTTGTCCTAAAAGCTCACAGCTGTCGTCAGTCACATCCACTGGCTCTGTCCAGCTGGGCTGTTAGGTCACTAACCCTCCATACCGATGTCAACCCCTAACCCCCACTTGTgtgcacaaacatgtgcacatgctcttgCCTGCACGGATACTTATactacacacaggcacaccaaaaaaagagagagacagacaggcagacaaaaaGAGTGTAGACAGGACTATGCCACCTACCAGGCCAAGTGGGAAGCCAAATAAAAGTGTGGAACCCTTTCTCAAAATTATTAGGAATTTGAAGATGGGGGCAGACAGCATTTCACCAAGCCCTGGTGTTCGGAAACGCTGCCTCGTTCCCAGACCCACGAGGGTAGGAAAGAGCTCAAGTGTTAGGTAGACGCTCATCTGGATACCCAGCAAGACCTTCACTACAGCCAAAGATGGGCAAGCCCTGCACATTCCCGTCACCGTGGACAGATGGAGGGGACCAATCCAAACAAgctgtccttcctcctccatctccagagaGCTCCCCGGAAGCAAAGGGGAAGGTGCTAGTGGGTGATAAATAGGCTTAAATTGCTTCTGACGCCCTCCTTCCTCCAGTGACTCAGTATTCTAGAACTCATACTCTGCTACGGACACTATGCAGCTTAGTAATaattaatcataaaaataataatcttaataGTACTGATACCGACTTCTGCGAAGTGTTTACTGTAGCCAAGGCTTCGACTAAGTGCTTTTAAGCATACATTATCTTAGCCTCCCAGCAATCCTATATGGAAGGCCTATTATTATAATACCTATTTTACAGACTGcaaacagaaacccagacaaGGAACTTAGGCCACTCCAGTGAACTGACCCAGAGTTTAGCTCCCTTCTGGCTGGGCCTGCACTCCCAGCTCCTGAGCACATGTAGTACCCAGAGTCCCCACTGACCACCTGTAGCTGTTAGAAGCCTggcatttatttgtcttttgaagTAAAATCTTTCAAAGAACCGGGGCTGGAACTCTGTGACAGAACACTTGCTTATCGTGAGCAAGGGCTGTGGATTGGTTCCCAGTGAGAATTCCTAGGAATCGCCTGCATGTCATTCCACACCAGCCCTCTTGTGTGGTGGTATATACTGCAAATGTCAGCATAGGAAGGCCAAGGCTGGAGGAttgagagctcaaggccagcctgggctacagagtgagaccctgtctctctgtccatctatctatctatctatctatctatctatctatctatctatctatctacctacctatctatctatgtttttttgagacagggtttctctgtagctttgcagcctgtcgtggaactagctcttgtagaccaggcaagcctcacagagatccgcctgcctctgcctccaaagtgctggattaaaggtgtgcgccaccacaccacctggcctattttattattttcaagtatatatgtgtgtacatgatgcaagtgccctcagaggccagagagagcagatgcttctggagctggaattacaggtactTGTGAGCTGTTTgtcctgttttgattttttttaatttattttattatgtatacagtgttctgtctgtttgtatgcttgctggacatgaagagggcaccagacctcattacagatggttgtgagccaccatgtagttgctgggaattgaactcaggacctctggaagaacagtcagtgctcttaacctctgagccatctctccagccccatcctgttttgatttttaaaagttcttttcaacCAAGCCCTTGTATTCAGAACTGTCTCCAGAACAAAACAGTTTGAATGGTCGGTAAGATATACATCAAAGtataggtgctggagagatggttcagcagttatgGCACCGTCTGCTTTTGTAGATGGGAGTTCAGCAATGTAAGTacccgtgtgagtgtgtgtgtgtgtgtgtgtgtgtgtgtgtgtatgtgtgtaagatgTGTGTTCCTTCACCACCCGTGACTCCAGTGCCAAGGGAtcccatgccttcttctggtctccggAGACAGAATTGTAACTTTTATAACCAGCTGTGGTgaagcacacctgtaatcccagcacttgagagacagaggcaggaggtttgcTAAAACCACTTTGGTCCGCATAGCAGGGGACAGTCAGGGTCAGTCAGGGTCTTAACCACAGCAAAGTTTACCTTGCATAAAAACATTGttcaggggaggcagaggcaggcaggtctcggtgagtttgaggtcagtatggtctacaaagtcagttccaggacaggctccaaagcctagGGTGACTGCAAACACAAGATACTactgtcttctctgctcactGAGCGTTGTGACTCCAGTGAGCAGAGAAAGTATCTCGTGTTTTCAGCtagcctgggcaatttagtgggaccctgtctcaggagggaaaaaaaaggaatggggagaaagagaaaagaaaaagaagagaccgCAGCTGTACGTCACTAACTTTGGGGCCAAGCTTTCTTGATCTTTGGCTGCTTTGGGATCCCATCAGGGATCTTCAAAGCGCTTCCGCGGCACCTGCGGCGCTGGCCCTGGAGCCGCCCCTGCCGGCCGCTCCGTAGCTCTGCAGCTCCTGCTCGCCAGGAGGAGGAGCCCCTGAAGGTGATTTAGGGCGGGGAGGTTCCGCTGGCGGCCGCCAAAGTGCCTATTatctcccaggctggcctggatttCAGAAATTCTTCTCTGGCGTCGCTCCCTCGGGGGAGCACAGGATCCCACCTTGGAAAAAAACGGAGGAGCCACGCTTAAGAAGAGCACACTTAGGAGAAAGCCGCTGTGTGTCTACCCTACTACACCCAGGCCCCCTCGCTTTGCCACTCCGACCATGGCTTAGAATAGGACATCATGCTGTTATTCAATAACAGAAGACAACAAAATCAGTATGAACCTAACGCTTTCTGCATGCCATACTAAGTACATACTCTATTACTGACCCACGCTTCTGTCGCACAACTGCCAACAACAGAACTATTTTCaaagggtttgattcccaggacccacacggcaatccagttccaggggatcagaagccctcttctgaactGCGCTGAATCACATAGTACATACAGGTGAAAACACCCatgtgcaaaataaaataatagttttcaaaACTTTAAGAATTATTGACTGGGGTTTTACAGATGGTTTAGAGAAGAAACCGATATGGCCCAAAACCTACCCTGTTGGAATCCTGGACAGCAAATAATAATTGAGTAATTTGAGTATTGAGGGCTGTAGAAGCGGCTCAGTTCCTGGATGCTTgactagcatgcaggaggccctgcTATCACATAAACAAGGTAGGTATGGttacacatgcttgtaatcccagcgctcaggaggtggaggcagacaaataagaagtttaaggtcatcctagGCTTCAGAGGTTCAAgaccagtgtgggctacataagattatatatatatttaatgttttaaagtagaaaaaatgtaaaaagttagTAGCACACTAACACATTTTTACAACAATCCAATAATAAAGCTAATCTTTAACCAACCTATGGGGTGCatgtgttttatcccagcactcaagaggcagaggaagatggatctctgtaagttcaagaccagtgatggatgtgggtcttgtatcttatctgttgctttcattgattaactaataaagaaaactgcttggcctgataggacaaaaaattaggtaggcggagtagacagaacagaatgctgggagaaagaagccgagtcaggcagtcgccatgattctcccgctgacacagacgcaggttaagatcctccctggtaagccaccagctcgtggtgctacacagattattaaaaatgggttaatcaaagatgtaaaaattagccaataagaggctagaacaaatgggccaagcagtgtttaaaagaatacagtttccatgtaattatttcggataaagctagccgtgcgggcagccgggtgccagaaacatagcccgccgctcctattacaacagatcagcctggtctacatattgagctCCAGGCCAAGTGACTACctactgagaccctgcctcaaacacaaacaaaccaccaccaccaactaagacacacacactaaattatgTATTAAATAAGTATTGTCAAAACCGGCATAGTGACACATGACTCTcaccccagcacccagaaggccaGAGGATCTCACATTTAAGTACAGTCTGGGTTACATATTCACACCAtgtaaagaaaagaagggaaggaaggaaagaaggaaggaaggagacacaaATGGACGAATGATAAATTGCAAGTAGAGGAGAcgttgggagctggagagatggctgagctgtctgccctgaaactgaagttacagacagccaTGTAGGTGCTCGAGATCAAACCAGGGAGCTCTTGAAAAGTAAGCAGTGCTGCAAAGCAGACAGCTCAGGCATCTCTCCGGATgtctgtgggtacctgcatgcAAGTGGTACTAAggtgcatacaggcaaaacacccatatacataagtttaagagaaaattaagacagggtctttctttacagccctggctgttccagggagatccgatgccctcttctggcctccgggGGCAGCAggcacacgtggtgcacagacacacatccaggcaaaacactcacactcgcgaaaaatacaaagaaataagtcTTTGACAAAACGGTTAGTTTTCAAATCCCTCTTTCTGGCAAAGCCAGCTTTCCAGGAGCACCGACTtctgcccctcccacctcccacctcccgcCTACTCAGCATCAACCCCTCAGTGGGCCACCTCCTTCAGAGCCTCCGCTGGCTGCTCTGGCTCACTGGTCCCTAACAACAAGGTGCGCTGGTCTTTCTCCTCCATTTGCCTTCACTCTGCCTACACCCCACAGCCAGGTGTTGATTTGGGCTGGAatcacttt
The Microtus pennsylvanicus isolate mMicPen1 chromosome 11, mMicPen1.hap1, whole genome shotgun sequence genome window above contains:
- the Bhlha9 gene encoding class A basic helix-loop-helix protein 9, with amino-acid sequence MLRGTPGLGLRELKRSEGSVEDLGRSCPKAGRNFGALNRSLDEAEEAADRRRERPTRSKARRMAANVRERKRILDYNEAFNALRRALQHDLGGKRLSKIATLRRAIHRITALSLVLRASPAPRWPCSHLECHGQASQGSGAGDSGFSTPRSAPPPPAPGLVRRDATNSLVPPAPRCASCSPHAHLGRPRVVDEGPGLAQASGGSWRRCPGTPPVGPIPWRWGSGMGYQHS